Proteins from a single region of Mustela erminea isolate mMusErm1 chromosome X, mMusErm1.Pri, whole genome shotgun sequence:
- the ZCCHC18 gene encoding LOW QUALITY PROTEIN: zinc finger CCHC domain-containing protein 18 (The sequence of the model RefSeq protein was modified relative to this genomic sequence to represent the inferred CDS: inserted 4 bases in 3 codons; substituted 2 bases at 2 genomic stop codons), translated as MASVIAPVGNSXWQNTPLPPWAPSILRSLGRSLGPLKVHMAERNVKLFFGRVVPAQGKETFENWLIQINGVLPDWNMSEEEKLKRLLKTLRGPSREVMHLLQATNPNLSVADFVWAMKLVFGESESSVTTHGKFFNTLHAQGEKAFLYVICLEVQLQNAVQAGIXAQKDANQTRLQQLLLGSELNRDLHFRLKHILRIYANDQDHLPSFLELIKMIREEEDXNDTFMKPKRPRRSEVILERAASPVVFQGPQPIAISSDFNVIEVDDTLDDSDEDVILVESQDPLLTSLEAPPLRXRARPLDPILVIDCTNSSRAQSPYTSGGSGYKNNGPGDVCRARKXKYTIFCSYCGEEGYSTETCNSESNKAQMIENLVITLLELTHTEKEKSKEVPGKHNDLFGPLVRY; from the exons ATGGCTAGCGTCATTGCACCAGTGGGTAACA TGTGGCAAAACACACCCTTGCCACCTTGGGCCCCTTCAATTTTGAGGTCCCTGGGGAGGAGTCTTGGTCCTTTAAAGGTCCACATGGCAGAAAGAAATGTGAAGTTGTTCTTCGGGAGAGTGGTGCCAGCCCAAGGGAAAGAAACCTTCGAAAACTGGCTGATCCAAATCAATGGGGTCCTGCCTGATTGGAATATGTCTGAGGAGGAAAAGCTCAAACGCTTATTGAAAACACTTAGGGGTCCATCCCGGGAGGTAATGCATTTGCTCCAGGCCACCAACCCCAATCTAAGTGTGGCTGATTTCGTGTGGGCGATGAAACTGGTGTTTGGGGAGTCTGAAAGCAGTGTCACCACTCATGGTAAATTTTTTAACACTCTGCACGCACAAGGGGAGAAAGCGTTCCTTTATGTGATCTGTTTGGAAGTGCAGCTCCAGAATGCTGTTCAGGCAGGGAT AGCTCAGAAAGATGCCAACCAGACTCGCCTGCAGCAGCTCCTTTTAGGATCTGAGCTAAATAGGGACCTGCACTTTAGGCTAAAACATATTCTCAGGATATATGCAAATGATCAGGATCATCTTCCTAGTTTCTTGGAGTTAATCAAGATGATAAGGGAGGAAGAGGATTAGAATGACACATTTATGAAACCAAAGCGACCCAGGAGGTCTGAGGTAATCTTGGAGAGGGCAGCAAGCCCTGTAGTATTTCAGGGCCCCCAGCCAATAGCAATCAGCAGCGACTTCAACGTAATAGAGGTAGATGATACCCTTGATGACTCAGATGAGGATGTTATCCTGGTGGAGTCTCAGGACCCTCTACTTACATCCCTGGAAGCCCCACCCCTCA GAAGGGCCAGACCTCTTGATCCAATACTGGTCATTGATTGCACCAACAGTTCCCGGGCTCAATCTCCTTACACCAGTGGGGGTTCTGGGTATAAGAATAATGGTCCTGGGGATGTGTGTAGAGCCAGGAAGTGAAAATACACAATCTTCTGTTCATATTGTGGTGAGGAGGGCTACTCAACGGAAACCTGTAACAGTGAGAGCAACAAGGCCCAGATGATTGAGAATCTCGTCATCACCCTGCTGGAGCTGACACATACAGAGAAGGAGAAGTCAAAAGAGGTTCCTGGCAAACACAATGACCTCTTTGGGCCTTTAGTAAGGTATTAG